From Chloracidobacterium sp. N, the proteins below share one genomic window:
- a CDS encoding OmpA family protein, producing MKHRTWLALFACMFLGSATVMAQSAREQDRPLNPTVTGGTGLFTVYDASTLKRGEFNIAAYYNNFDREPGNVDISQQIVSGAIGLTDRLEFFAASVFRQQLVANQRREISGFFLPNVRFPGTPAGPVPLGPGSSAGAPFVGLIGPSTTNISNAGAAVGGVLPGLVQSGTRIVGTGANQRLIGNLPGYLNDFPFLASSEYTSGNTTLGAKFRFTDPENPLGLAIVGFVSIPTSFANGIFRGAGNGVVRGSGPGAVDYGVILVPAVRAGRFTFTGNLGAVKTGDPSANNIRYLDRRNIFIASGAVDVAVNKYFQAIGEITSNIYYGSGTPNLNPVNPLDLTVGARFTPTGNDKSVHFSFGGGYRRLLNNANSERGSNRGDVNGFVVNAVIGYRRRVQTVEAPDPCANNRPPTVTLSSDRTRLKTTEQARLTAVASDPDPYDTNLTYNWTASVGRIEGTGPNVTYVPPTDRAGTTTVTVTVSDLCCATATASLELTIEKNTCPTVTVTASPTQVKEGSDAPISLSAVGRDADDDPLTYRWTTSAGRIQGSGANVTLDTTGLSAGRVVVTVTVDDGKCTGEASTAIEILSPPPPPQAYTIACDGTLANPPFRRNVVRVDNQCKALLDQIVTRLQSDPTAQVIVDGHADKGEKRGTARKRADNVRAYLVGKGVDPNRIELRIFDDQRAAEAPGGNNRRVVVTVVPEGAQRPE from the coding sequence ATGAAACACCGTACTTGGCTTGCGCTGTTCGCCTGCATGTTTTTGGGCAGTGCGACGGTCATGGCGCAATCGGCGCGCGAGCAGGACCGCCCGCTCAATCCGACCGTCACCGGCGGCACCGGTCTGTTTACGGTCTATGACGCCTCAACGCTGAAGCGGGGCGAGTTTAATATCGCGGCCTACTACAACAACTTCGACCGTGAACCGGGCAACGTGGACATCAGTCAACAAATTGTGAGCGGTGCTATCGGGCTCACGGATCGGTTGGAATTCTTTGCCGCTTCGGTCTTCCGGCAGCAGCTTGTTGCCAACCAGCGCCGCGAGATCAGCGGGTTCTTCCTGCCAAATGTACGCTTTCCGGGAACGCCGGCCGGGCCGGTGCCCCTGGGACCCGGCTCTTCAGCCGGCGCGCCTTTCGTCGGCCTCATCGGGCCAAGCACAACCAACATCTCCAACGCCGGCGCCGCCGTTGGCGGGGTGCTGCCGGGGCTGGTGCAAAGCGGAACGCGCATTGTTGGCACCGGCGCCAACCAGCGCCTGATAGGCAATCTGCCTGGCTACCTGAATGACTTTCCCTTCCTGGCCAGCAGCGAATACACCAGCGGCAACACGACGCTCGGCGCCAAGTTTCGCTTTACCGACCCCGAAAATCCGCTTGGGTTGGCGATTGTCGGTTTCGTGAGCATCCCGACCTCTTTTGCCAACGGCATCTTTCGTGGTGCGGGCAACGGCGTGGTGCGTGGCAGCGGACCGGGCGCGGTGGACTACGGTGTGATCCTCGTGCCGGCCGTCCGTGCCGGGCGCTTTACCTTCACCGGCAACCTCGGCGCCGTCAAAACCGGCGATCCTTCGGCCAACAACATCCGCTACCTCGACCGGCGCAACATCTTCATCGCTTCGGGCGCGGTGGATGTGGCCGTCAACAAGTACTTCCAGGCCATCGGTGAAATCACCTCCAACATCTACTACGGCAGTGGCACGCCGAATCTCAACCCGGTCAATCCGCTTGACCTGACCGTTGGCGCCCGCTTCACGCCAACCGGCAATGACAAGTCGGTTCACTTCAGCTTCGGTGGCGGCTACCGGCGGCTGCTGAACAATGCCAACTCGGAACGCGGCTCGAACCGGGGTGATGTCAACGGTTTCGTCGTGAACGCCGTGATTGGCTACCGGCGGCGCGTGCAGACGGTTGAAGCGCCTGACCCTTGCGCCAACAACCGGCCGCCAACGGTTACACTGTCCTCTGACCGGACGCGCCTCAAGACCACCGAACAGGCGCGGCTGACGGCCGTGGCCAGCGACCCCGATCCGTATGACACGAACCTGACCTACAACTGGACGGCCAGCGTCGGACGGATTGAAGGCACCGGGCCGAATGTGACCTATGTTCCGCCCACGGACCGCGCCGGCACAACCACGGTGACGGTCACGGTTTCGGACCTGTGCTGTGCTACAGCGACAGCCTCGCTTGAACTCACCATCGAGAAGAACACCTGCCCGACGGTGACGGTGACGGCCTCCCCCACGCAGGTCAAGGAAGGCTCCGACGCCCCCATCAGCCTCTCGGCCGTGGGACGTGACGCCGATGACGATCCGCTGACCTATCGCTGGACGACCTCGGCCGGGCGCATCCAAGGCAGTGGCGCCAATGTCACACTCGACACGACCGGGCTTTCGGCCGGGCGCGTCGTCGTGACTGTGACGGTGGACGATGGCAAGTGCACGGGCGAGGCCTCGACGGCGATTGAAATCCTGTCGCCGCCGCCGCCGCCACAGGCGTACACCATTGCCTGCGATGGCACCCTGGCCAACCCGCCGTTCCGCCGCAACGTGGTGCGGGTGGACAACCAGTGCAAGGCGCTGCTCGACCAGATCGTGACCCGCCTCCAGAGCGACCCGACGGCACAGGTCATCGTGGATGGCCACGCCGACAAGGGTGAGAAGCGCGGTACGGCGCGGAAGCGGGCGGACAACGTCCGGGCCTACCTGGTGGGCAAGGGTGTTGACCCGAACCGCATCGAGTTGCGCATCTTCGATGACCAGCGGGCCGCCGAGGCCCCGGGTGGCAACAACCGCCGGGTCGTGGTGACGGTCGTGCCGGAAGGCGCCCAACGCCCCGAATAA
- a CDS encoding Glu/Leu/Phe/Val dehydrogenase, producing MPNAFVDDARNFKEDNPFESMMSRFDNAAKLLDLDPNIYRILRCPTREMTVYIPTMMDDGHYEVFVGYRVQHNFARGPAKGGIRYAPDVTLDEVRALAAWMTWKCAVVNIPYGGGKGGIVCDPHKLSMTELERLTRRYTSEILDIIGPERDVPAPDMNTNEQVMAWVMDTYSMHARHTVNAVVTGKPVELGGSRGRREATGRGLLFVIQEACKKFDLKPAETRIVVQGAGNVGGIGATLLHEAGFKVIGISEIRHGLYNPNGLDIPAALDYLRKHKTFEGFEGGELISNAELLELDCDVLMPAATENQITTQNVERIKCRILCEGANGPTTAAADEVLERKGVFVIPDILANAGGVTVSYFEWVQNRMGFFWKEDFVNERLQDTMVSSFNDVLSYAEKHKVNMRTAAYMLAIDRVAYETKMRGIYA from the coding sequence ATGCCAAACGCTTTTGTTGATGACGCCCGTAATTTCAAGGAAGACAACCCGTTCGAGTCCATGATGTCGCGCTTTGACAATGCGGCAAAGCTGCTCGACCTTGACCCGAACATCTATCGCATCCTGCGCTGCCCCACGCGCGAAATGACCGTGTACATCCCGACCATGATGGATGACGGTCACTATGAAGTCTTTGTGGGCTATCGCGTCCAACACAACTTTGCCCGTGGGCCAGCCAAAGGCGGCATCCGCTATGCGCCCGACGTGACGCTGGATGAGGTCCGCGCCCTGGCAGCCTGGATGACCTGGAAGTGCGCCGTGGTCAACATTCCCTACGGCGGCGGCAAGGGGGGCATTGTGTGTGACCCGCACAAGCTGTCCATGACGGAACTCGAACGCCTGACCCGGCGCTACACCTCGGAAATTCTCGACATCATCGGACCCGAACGCGACGTTCCGGCGCCGGACATGAACACCAACGAGCAGGTCATGGCGTGGGTGATGGATACCTACTCGATGCATGCCCGCCACACCGTCAATGCCGTCGTCACCGGCAAACCCGTTGAACTCGGCGGCTCGCGGGGCCGGCGGGAAGCCACCGGACGGGGACTGCTGTTCGTCATCCAGGAAGCCTGCAAGAAGTTCGATCTCAAGCCGGCGGAAACCCGGATCGTCGTCCAGGGTGCGGGCAATGTCGGCGGCATCGGCGCGACCCTGCTGCATGAGGCCGGGTTCAAGGTCATCGGTATCTCGGAAATTCGCCACGGACTGTACAACCCGAACGGGCTGGATATTCCGGCAGCACTGGATTACCTGCGCAAGCACAAGACCTTCGAGGGCTTTGAGGGTGGCGAACTCATCTCCAATGCGGAACTGCTTGAACTCGACTGCGACGTGCTGATGCCGGCGGCAACGGAAAACCAGATCACGACCCAGAATGTCGAACGGATCAAGTGCCGCATCCTGTGCGAAGGGGCCAACGGGCCGACCACGGCGGCCGCCGACGAAGTGCTTGAAAGAAAGGGCGTTTTCGTCATCCCGGACATCCTCGCCAACGCGGGCGGCGTGACAGTTTCCTACTTCGAGTGGGTGCAGAACCGCATGGGCTTCTTCTGGAAGGAAGATTTCGTCAACGAGCGCCTGCAGGACACGATGGTGTCCAGCTTCAACGATGTCCTCAGCTATGCCGAAAAACACAAGGTGAACATGCGCACGGCGGCGTACATGCTGGCGATTGACCGCGTGGCTTACGAAACCAAGATGCGGGGCATTTACGCCTGA
- a CDS encoding glycosyltransferase family 4 protein, which yields MMRPPPVVLFVTSYVSPFMTELTAAVNDLGQVAFHAAYLETSQFANHGAHWNTAAERPDTHRRPADVPVTDFLRDWFDRYRPQVVICGYGRGPAYEATFAHCRRTGAVFGVFAEQPMRDGRLKHLVRRAYYAQLWRRMPPAFVLAVGDRAVQFYRHLLRDPEAAVFFPYYQDLRPVLAIPDRPARDTLHFLFSGRLAAQHGIRGLAAAFEKLAQTHPGRFHWCVSGTGDEERWIRQTMARCPALAQAVSFDREFATWNDRLRPFAASDVLVLPSFHAGWGLVIPEALGAGMPVITTRGVEAARYYVEAGVNGLFVEPHPTDIHRALAFCLDHPQAVEAMRRHTRASVARGDVRVGAARLVDVLSRWL from the coding sequence ATGATGCGCCCGCCGCCGGTTGTTCTTTTTGTCACCAGCTATGTGTCGCCGTTCATGACCGAGCTGACGGCGGCCGTCAATGACCTGGGACAGGTGGCGTTCCACGCCGCCTATCTCGAAACCTCCCAGTTTGCCAACCACGGGGCGCACTGGAACACAGCGGCCGAGCGCCCGGATACGCATCGCCGCCCGGCCGACGTGCCGGTGACGGACTTCCTGCGGGACTGGTTTGACCGCTACCGTCCGCAAGTTGTGATTTGCGGCTACGGGCGGGGGCCGGCGTACGAAGCCACCTTTGCCCACTGCCGGCGTACCGGTGCGGTCTTTGGCGTCTTTGCTGAACAGCCCATGCGCGATGGCCGGCTCAAGCATCTGGTGCGCCGGGCCTACTACGCCCAACTCTGGCGGCGGATGCCCCCGGCCTTTGTCCTGGCTGTTGGCGACCGCGCCGTACAGTTTTACCGGCATCTGTTGCGCGACCCCGAAGCGGCTGTGTTTTTCCCGTACTATCAGGATTTACGTCCGGTGCTCGCCATTCCCGACCGGCCGGCGCGGGACACGCTGCACTTTCTCTTTTCCGGCCGGCTGGCAGCGCAGCATGGCATCCGTGGTCTGGCGGCAGCCTTTGAAAAGCTGGCGCAGACGCATCCCGGCCGCTTTCACTGGTGTGTTTCCGGCACTGGAGACGAAGAACGCTGGATTCGACAGACTATGGCGCGTTGCCCGGCGCTGGCGCAGGCGGTGAGCTTCGACCGGGAGTTTGCGACCTGGAACGACCGTCTGCGGCCGTTTGCCGCTTCGGACGTGCTGGTACTGCCGAGTTTTCATGCCGGTTGGGGGCTGGTCATTCCCGAAGCTTTGGGCGCGGGGATGCCGGTCATCACCACGCGCGGCGTCGAAGCAGCGCGTTATTACGTCGAAGCCGGCGTCAATGGGCTGTTCGTCGAACCGCATCCAACGGACATCCACCGGGCGCTGGCCTTTTGCCTCGATCACCCGCAGGCCGTCGAGGCCATGCGCCGCCACACCCGCGCCTCCGTGGCGCGGGGCGACGTACGGGTGGGCGCTGCCCGGCTGGTGGATGTGCTGTCCCGGTGGCTGTGA
- the larE gene encoding ATP-dependent sacrificial sulfur transferase LarE, whose product MDAASSPSLSSHTAADKEQALRAWLRRAQRLIVALSGGVDSGYLAFVAHQELGTQALMVTGDSPSLARAEREAITQFVTRYGMRYVFVETRELDDPSYRANPVERCYFCKQELFGQLWSLARQEGIGVVCDGTNADDASDFRPGRRAASEQSVSSPLAQFGFTKADIRERAQHWTLPMADKPASPCLASRIPHGQPVTIGKLTAIERGEQALRALGFREVRLRHHAEVARIELAPAELPRALDPAMAARLVAALKPLGFRFITLDLEGFRSGSLNPAAASHAAVCHTERHTESPSALSRTL is encoded by the coding sequence GTGGACGCCGCTTCCTCCCCCTCCTTATCCAGCCACACTGCCGCTGACAAAGAACAGGCGCTCCGGGCGTGGTTGCGCCGGGCGCAACGCCTGATTGTGGCGCTTTCGGGTGGTGTGGACAGTGGCTATCTGGCCTTTGTGGCCCATCAGGAATTGGGCACGCAAGCTCTTATGGTCACTGGCGACAGCCCCAGTCTGGCCCGTGCGGAGCGGGAAGCCATAACGCAGTTTGTGACGCGCTATGGAATGCGTTATGTGTTCGTGGAAACCCGTGAACTCGACGATCCATCCTACCGCGCCAACCCGGTCGAACGCTGCTACTTCTGCAAACAGGAACTCTTTGGCCAGCTCTGGTCTCTGGCCCGGCAGGAAGGCATCGGTGTCGTCTGCGATGGCACCAACGCCGATGATGCCAGCGACTTCCGTCCCGGACGGCGCGCGGCGTCCGAACAGTCTGTCAGCAGCCCACTGGCGCAGTTTGGATTCACCAAGGCGGACATCCGGGAACGCGCGCAGCACTGGACATTGCCCATGGCCGACAAGCCGGCTTCGCCCTGTCTGGCATCGCGGATTCCGCACGGGCAGCCGGTGACCATTGGCAAGCTCACGGCCATTGAGCGCGGTGAGCAGGCGCTGCGGGCGCTGGGGTTTCGTGAGGTACGCCTTCGGCACCACGCGGAGGTGGCCCGGATTGAATTGGCTCCTGCCGAGTTGCCCCGCGCCCTCGATCCGGCGATGGCCGCCCGCCTGGTGGCGGCGCTCAAACCCCTTGGCTTTCGCTTCATCACCCTCGACCTCGAAGGCTTTCGCAGCGGCTCGCTCAACCCTGCTGCGGCCAGCCATGCCGCGGTCTGTCATACCGAACGTCATACCGAATCGCCGTCCGCACTTTCGAGGACACTCTGA
- the rfbF gene encoding glucose-1-phosphate cytidylyltransferase, with protein MKVAILCGGRGTRLREVSETIPKPMVPIGEHPILWHVMKLYASHGLTEFVLLLGYKGTVIREYFLNFAAYECDVTVHLSATGDRRLTFHGPPAEPWQVTLLNTGEDTLTGGRVRRARRYLETDELFCLTYGDGVGNVDITALLAFHRQHGRLATVTAVRPPGRFGELVLDDHRHVRVFNEKPQVSGGYINGGFFVFHRDVLERYFPDRDDLMLEKEPLEALARDGELMAFRHDGFWQPMDTPREFQLLNDLWRSGEAPWKIW; from the coding sequence ATGAAAGTTGCCATTCTCTGTGGTGGGCGGGGGACACGCCTGCGGGAGGTGAGCGAAACCATCCCGAAGCCCATGGTGCCGATTGGCGAGCATCCGATTCTGTGGCATGTCATGAAACTTTACGCCTCGCACGGGCTGACCGAGTTTGTCCTGCTGCTGGGCTACAAGGGGACGGTCATCCGGGAGTATTTTCTCAACTTCGCTGCCTACGAATGTGACGTGACGGTGCATCTGTCCGCAACCGGCGACCGCCGCCTCACCTTTCACGGGCCGCCGGCCGAGCCGTGGCAGGTGACACTGCTCAACACCGGTGAAGACACCCTGACCGGCGGGCGGGTCCGCCGGGCGCGCCGCTATCTGGAAACGGACGAGCTGTTCTGCCTGACCTACGGGGATGGCGTCGGCAATGTGGACATCACTGCCCTGCTCGCCTTCCACCGGCAGCACGGGCGGCTGGCAACGGTCACGGCCGTCCGCCCGCCGGGACGTTTCGGCGAACTCGTGCTGGATGACCACCGCCACGTGCGCGTTTTCAACGAAAAGCCCCAGGTGAGCGGCGGCTACATCAACGGCGGTTTTTTTGTCTTTCACCGGGATGTCCTGGAGCGGTATTTTCCCGACCGCGATGACCTCATGCTCGAAAAGGAACCTCTCGAAGCCCTGGCGCGGGATGGCGAACTCATGGCCTTCCGGCACGATGGCTTCTGGCAACCCATGGACACACCGCGCGAGTTTCAACTTCTGAATGACCTGTGGAGGAGCGGCGAGGCCCCGTGGAAAATCTGGTGA
- a CDS encoding sigma 54-interacting transcriptional regulator, whose product MRYFDLQPADDLSAIGRITQDIGDVSGRDPLAALKELEDLLSISLPPLDSLRRCQIAEQWEVLGNYSAAEQQLSQISMEGLPDDIAAQVLLRRASLCRWTSDAPQAIHLAKQAQELAQKVNDDECAGEAAAVIGYAYWLLDEYEMAYDALRQAVEVLGRTKNLRAFAQACWALTYVCNLLGRTSEAQEVSERGIVALTNSPKADSPFGQTILGHLRASQAVIAFECGNVEIALMIHERALDHWMSTNDPRLLANGYRNVAEIHFATGNWDQAEALLEQADYLISESDPSIRCSTLITMSRLSARRGKFSDARLALADANMLASQSGSRSLLAEYHDALGETDLLEQNYADAENNFAAARDLFIKMNQPSRVAYANLRLAETRLAQGDLAGAQGFFEVARELAARTTNPLLAAHVDRLSGKLALAQGDTATGLSALLRSIHGFESLNFAWQVALGYFDVGTAVGEGIPLMQQREWLETAISIFRHLGTAPHLMAAEAALVELSRRTPVTLQDLPGLNTTQVERLTTAMASTESVARELAAIIDSYKIAVAVFAENVEGDVLVITSRGLENETIQDLRTLLRRRLQHPDTPHSDSIRFECLWQTETHLSPHRPRSLWVHLGRLKPDIEPLVHSLLRLAGTALELCHLRAVVDELSTAQKVSEVRVDDATLSELGLIGVSPAMREIAARILRIRDASVTVLITGESGTGKEVVARAIHRASARRHKPFVAFNCAAVPSELLESQLFGHKKGAFTGADKDALGVIRAADGGTLFLDEIGELPLHLQPKLLRFLQEREVHPVGADRAMAVDVRVIAATNRDLAREVAARSFREDLFHRLNVLNIALPPLRERRTDIPVLAQAFLQEAAARNQKTVTLSEAALTALTLYDWPGNVRQLQNEIERVVALADDRELLTPSSFNFTVPSASPPTEAGLETIFPEGHIPPKLTDAVALLERHLITESLKRHGGNVTRTAQELGISRPSLYAKCKTYGITISKAVGS is encoded by the coding sequence GACGCGACCCACTGGCCGCCCTCAAGGAACTTGAAGACCTGCTTTCGATTTCCCTGCCACCGCTCGACTCGCTGCGCCGCTGTCAAATCGCTGAACAGTGGGAAGTGCTGGGCAACTACAGTGCGGCCGAGCAGCAATTGTCCCAAATCAGCATGGAAGGACTGCCGGATGACATTGCAGCCCAGGTGCTGCTGCGGCGGGCCAGCCTCTGCCGCTGGACGAGCGATGCGCCGCAGGCCATTCACCTCGCCAAGCAGGCGCAGGAACTTGCCCAAAAGGTCAACGATGACGAATGCGCCGGCGAAGCCGCGGCCGTCATTGGCTATGCTTACTGGCTGCTGGACGAATACGAAATGGCCTACGACGCCCTGCGGCAGGCCGTTGAAGTGCTCGGGCGGACCAAAAACCTGCGCGCCTTTGCACAAGCCTGCTGGGCGCTGACCTACGTCTGCAATCTGCTGGGACGCACCTCTGAAGCCCAGGAGGTTTCGGAGCGTGGCATTGTGGCGCTGACCAACTCCCCCAAGGCCGACAGCCCCTTCGGGCAGACCATTCTCGGACACCTGCGGGCCAGCCAGGCAGTCATCGCCTTTGAGTGCGGCAACGTCGAGATTGCCCTCATGATCCACGAGCGGGCGCTTGATCACTGGATGTCCACGAATGACCCGCGCCTGCTGGCCAATGGCTACCGCAATGTCGCCGAAATTCACTTTGCCACCGGCAACTGGGACCAGGCCGAGGCCCTGCTCGAACAGGCGGACTACCTGATTAGCGAAAGCGATCCCTCCATCCGCTGTTCAACACTTATTACCATGAGCCGCCTGTCGGCCCGGCGTGGCAAGTTTTCCGACGCCCGCCTGGCGCTGGCCGACGCCAACATGCTGGCGTCACAATCCGGCAGCCGCAGCCTGTTGGCCGAATACCACGATGCCCTTGGTGAAACCGACCTGCTGGAGCAAAACTACGCCGACGCCGAAAACAACTTTGCGGCGGCGCGCGACCTGTTCATCAAGATGAACCAACCCAGCCGGGTGGCTTACGCCAACCTGCGGCTGGCCGAAACCCGTCTCGCGCAGGGGGACCTTGCCGGGGCCCAAGGCTTTTTTGAAGTTGCCCGTGAGTTGGCAGCCCGGACAACGAACCCGCTGCTCGCAGCCCATGTGGACCGCCTCAGCGGCAAACTTGCGCTGGCGCAGGGAGACACGGCGACCGGACTCTCCGCACTGCTGCGCAGTATTCACGGCTTCGAGTCGCTCAACTTTGCCTGGCAGGTGGCCCTGGGTTACTTCGATGTGGGGACGGCCGTAGGTGAGGGCATTCCTCTCATGCAGCAGCGGGAATGGCTCGAAACGGCCATCAGCATCTTCCGCCATCTTGGGACGGCCCCCCACCTGATGGCGGCGGAAGCGGCGCTGGTCGAACTCAGCCGGCGCACGCCCGTGACCCTGCAGGACCTGCCCGGTCTCAACACCACCCAGGTTGAGCGTCTGACAACGGCGATGGCTTCGACCGAATCCGTCGCCCGTGAACTCGCCGCCATCATTGACAGCTACAAGATCGCCGTCGCCGTCTTTGCCGAAAATGTCGAAGGCGATGTCCTGGTCATCACCTCCCGTGGGCTGGAAAATGAAACCATTCAGGATTTGCGCACCCTTCTGAGACGACGCCTCCAGCACCCGGACACGCCCCACAGCGACTCCATCCGCTTCGAGTGTCTCTGGCAGACCGAAACCCATCTTTCGCCGCATCGTCCGCGCAGCCTGTGGGTTCATCTGGGACGGCTCAAACCGGACATCGAGCCACTCGTTCATTCCCTGCTGCGTCTGGCCGGAACGGCCCTGGAGCTATGTCATCTCCGGGCCGTGGTGGATGAGCTCTCCACCGCCCAGAAAGTCAGCGAAGTGCGTGTGGATGATGCCACCCTGTCTGAACTGGGACTCATTGGCGTCTCGCCAGCGATGCGCGAGATTGCCGCAAGGATTCTGCGCATCCGGGATGCTTCCGTGACGGTGCTCATCACCGGCGAGTCCGGCACTGGCAAGGAAGTCGTGGCGCGCGCCATTCACCGTGCCTCGGCGCGGCGTCACAAACCCTTTGTCGCCTTCAACTGCGCGGCTGTTCCGTCCGAACTGCTTGAAAGCCAGCTCTTCGGCCACAAGAAGGGGGCCTTTACCGGGGCGGACAAAGATGCCCTGGGGGTCATCCGGGCCGCCGACGGCGGAACACTCTTCCTCGATGAAATTGGCGAACTGCCGCTGCACCTTCAGCCCAAACTCCTGCGCTTTCTTCAGGAACGGGAAGTCCACCCGGTCGGAGCCGACCGGGCGATGGCCGTGGATGTACGGGTCATTGCCGCCACCAACCGCGATCTGGCACGGGAAGTCGCCGCCCGCAGCTTTCGGGAGGACCTGTTTCACCGGCTCAATGTTCTCAACATCGCCCTGCCGCCGCTGCGCGAACGGCGGACTGACATCCCTGTGCTGGCCCAGGCGTTCCTTCAGGAAGCCGCAGCGCGCAACCAAAAGACAGTGACGCTGTCCGAAGCAGCCCTGACGGCGCTGACCCTTTATGACTGGCCGGGCAACGTCCGGCAGTTGCAGAACGAAATCGAGCGTGTCGTCGCGCTGGCCGATGACCGGGAGCTGCTTACGCCGTCGTCATTTAACTTTACCGTGCCGTCCGCCAGCCCGCCGACCGAAGCCGGACTGGAAACCATTTTCCCGGAAGGGCACATTCCGCCAAAACTCACCGACGCCGTAGCACTGCTCGAACGCCACCTGATCACCGAAAGCCTCAAACGCCACGGCGGCAATGTCACCCGGACGGCGCAGGAACTTGGCATCAGCCGTCCGAGCCTCTATGCCAAGTGCAAAACCTATGGCATTACCATCAGCAAAGCGGTAGGAAGCTAA
- a CDS encoding NAD(P)-dependent oxidoreductase produces MAEPVYLLIGGAGYFGARLAEDLAQRGRVVITGRRRSPARDRWLARHAGRITWQCYDAAETSRLPAETDYAAVFNLATPGAAEAAAQPETARQQALTTVEQALHLVTTGRARRLIHFSTFHVYGAPSPETPRTWYGEDDPPTPTHPYGHIHAACEARLAEAALPSVLVVRPTNLVGRPAHMDLGPQQRLIFLDLCRQVVTQRALTLLTDGLAYRDFLPIPAALAAIHCLLDAPSWPRQCHLAAGQAMTLRTLAERIQQVAARQYQWEVALTTGNRTDAFRVPFHVDTTTLRRLGWSPPEEAVLDAEIAATLASFQTVTE; encoded by the coding sequence ATGGCTGAACCGGTGTATCTCCTCATTGGCGGAGCCGGCTACTTTGGCGCGCGGCTGGCGGAAGACCTTGCCCAACGCGGGCGGGTTGTCATCACCGGCCGCCGCCGCTCCCCCGCGCGTGACCGGTGGCTGGCGCGCCATGCCGGACGCATCACCTGGCAGTGCTATGACGCCGCCGAAACGTCCCGGCTGCCGGCGGAAACCGACTATGCCGCCGTGTTCAATCTGGCGACACCGGGCGCAGCCGAAGCTGCCGCACAGCCGGAAACCGCCCGGCAGCAGGCCTTGACCACGGTGGAACAGGCACTGCACCTCGTCACCACCGGGCGCGCGCGTCGGCTGATACATTTTTCGACCTTCCACGTCTATGGCGCGCCGTCGCCTGAAACGCCGCGCACCTGGTACGGGGAGGACGACCCGCCAACGCCGACGCACCCCTACGGACATATCCATGCCGCCTGCGAGGCCCGTCTGGCCGAGGCAGCCCTGCCCTCCGTCCTGGTTGTGCGACCGACGAACCTTGTGGGGCGGCCGGCGCACATGGACCTGGGACCGCAGCAGCGGCTCATCTTTCTTGACCTTTGCCGGCAGGTTGTCACCCAACGCGCCCTGACGTTGCTGACCGACGGTTTGGCCTACCGGGACTTCTTGCCGATCCCGGCGGCGCTGGCTGCCATTCACTGCCTGCTCGATGCCCCTTCCTGGCCCCGGCAGTGTCATCTGGCGGCCGGCCAGGCCATGACGCTGCGGACGCTGGCCGAACGCATCCAACAGGTTGCCGCCCGGCAGTACCAATGGGAAGTGGCACTGACCACGGGCAACCGGACGGATGCCTTCCGGGTTCCGTTTCATGTGGACACCACCACCCTGCGCCGGCTGGGATGGTCGCCGCCCGAAGAAGCGGTGCTCGATGCTGAAATTGCCGCCACCCTGGCCAGCTTTCAGACGGTCACGGAATGA